A section of the Kribbella sp. HUAS MG21 genome encodes:
- a CDS encoding DUF72 domain-containing protein codes for MRLHVGCAQWTHPAWAQPAREKLRAYASWCNAVESNTTFYGTPSRAAVANWAAQTPPDFRFVVKLPQVITHERRLTNIDAELRAFLSAIEPLGPRNHAVWIQLPAAFSPTDLGTLAAFLHAAPREHRYAVEVRHPAFFDDPRAASNLERVLARSTAEWIPFDTGTLFASRPTSLAERDAWMKKPRVARRTRALTGHPIVRYIGRDSVAETVDGWAYLVDLVVTWLSEGRSPTIFLHTPDNVDALDLARRFHATVASAVPTLPLLPEPVEAEPPTLF; via the coding sequence ATGCGGCTCCACGTGGGATGTGCCCAATGGACACATCCCGCGTGGGCGCAGCCTGCGCGGGAGAAGTTGCGGGCGTATGCGTCGTGGTGCAACGCGGTCGAGAGCAACACGACGTTCTACGGCACGCCGTCGCGGGCGGCGGTTGCGAACTGGGCGGCGCAGACGCCGCCGGACTTCCGGTTCGTGGTGAAGTTGCCGCAGGTGATCACGCACGAGCGTCGGCTCACGAACATCGACGCCGAACTGCGAGCGTTCCTGAGTGCGATCGAGCCGCTCGGGCCGCGCAACCACGCGGTCTGGATCCAGTTGCCGGCCGCGTTCTCCCCCACTGACCTGGGTACTCTCGCCGCATTCCTCCACGCGGCGCCGCGTGAACACCGGTACGCCGTCGAGGTCCGGCATCCCGCCTTCTTCGACGACCCCCGCGCGGCTTCGAACCTCGAACGGGTGCTGGCGCGGTCGACCGCGGAGTGGATCCCCTTCGACACCGGGACGTTGTTCGCGTCCCGCCCGACCAGCCTCGCCGAGCGCGACGCGTGGATGAAGAAGCCGCGGGTCGCACGCCGGACCCGCGCGCTCACCGGTCACCCGATCGTCCGCTACATCGGCCGGGATTCGGTGGCCGAGACCGTCGACGGCTGGGCGTACCTCGTCGACCTCGTCGTCACCTGGCTGTCCGAAGGCCGCTCCCCGACGATCTTCCTGCACACCCCGGACAACGTCGACGCCCTCGACCTCGCCCGCCGCTTCCATGCGACCGTCGCCTCGGCCGTCCCGACCCTGCCTTTGCTCCCGGAGCCCGTCGAAGCCGAGCCGCCGACTCTCTTCTAG
- a CDS encoding inositol-3-phosphate synthase, which yields MTSIRVAIVGVGNCASSLVQGVHYYRDAKPEERVPGLMHVVFGDYHVRDVEFVAAFDVDGKKVGLDLADAIGASENNTIKICDVPPTGVTVQRGHTLDGLGKYYRETISESDAAPVDVVAALREAAVDVLVCYLPVGSEQAAKFYAQCAIDAGVAFVNALPVFIAGTKEWADKFTAAGVPIVGDDIKSQIGATITHRVLTKLFEDRGVTVDRTYQLNVGGNMDFKNMLERERLESKKISKTQSVTSQLREGIEDRNVHIGPSDYVAWLDDRKWAFIRLEGRNFGDVPLSLEYKLEVWDSPNSAGIIIDAIRAAKIAKDRGIGGPILSASSYFMKSPPEQYADDICRDLVEKFIRGEVER from the coding sequence ATGACCTCGATCCGCGTGGCGATCGTCGGCGTCGGCAACTGCGCAAGCTCGCTCGTCCAGGGCGTGCACTACTACCGCGACGCCAAGCCCGAGGAGCGCGTCCCCGGTCTGATGCACGTCGTGTTCGGCGACTACCACGTCCGGGACGTGGAGTTCGTGGCGGCCTTCGACGTCGACGGCAAGAAGGTCGGCCTGGACCTCGCCGACGCGATCGGCGCCAGCGAGAACAACACCATCAAGATCTGCGACGTCCCGCCGACCGGCGTGACCGTGCAGCGCGGTCACACCCTCGACGGCCTCGGCAAGTACTACCGGGAGACCATCAGCGAGTCCGACGCGGCGCCGGTCGACGTCGTCGCGGCGCTGCGCGAGGCGGCCGTCGACGTCCTGGTCTGCTACCTGCCGGTGGGTTCGGAGCAGGCGGCGAAGTTCTACGCGCAGTGCGCGATCGACGCGGGGGTCGCGTTCGTGAACGCGCTGCCGGTGTTCATCGCGGGCACCAAGGAGTGGGCGGACAAGTTCACCGCGGCCGGCGTACCGATCGTCGGCGACGACATCAAGTCGCAGATCGGCGCGACCATCACGCACCGGGTGCTGACCAAGCTGTTCGAGGACCGCGGCGTGACCGTGGACCGCACGTACCAGCTGAACGTCGGCGGCAACATGGACTTCAAGAACATGCTCGAGCGCGAGCGCCTGGAGTCCAAGAAGATCAGCAAGACCCAGTCGGTCACCTCGCAGCTGCGCGAGGGGATCGAGGACCGCAACGTGCACATCGGGCCGTCCGACTACGTGGCCTGGCTGGACGACCGCAAGTGGGCGTTCATCCGCCTCGAGGGCCGCAACTTCGGCGACGTCCCGCTGTCCCTGGAGTACAAGCTCGAGGTCTGGGACTCCCCGAACTCGGCCGGCATCATCATCGACGCCATCCGCGCCGCCAAGATCGCCAAGGACCGCGGCATCGGCGGCCCGATCCTGTCCGCGTCGTCGTACTTCATGAAGTCCCCGCCCGAGCAGTACGCCGACGACATCTGCCGCGACCTCGTCGAAAAATTCATCCGCGGCGAGGTCGAGCGCTGA
- a CDS encoding PadR family transcriptional regulator, protein MGNRSGVLELAVLGLLHEAPMHGYELRKRVNAQFGWGRVLSFGSLYPCLKAMLRNGLITADPGTPESGRRPKIVYTITADGKDHFAHAMHEAGPSAWEDDTFGVRFSFFGRTDPATRLRILEGRKARMEERLANFRAAMSRTAERVDAYTLELQRHGLESAEREVRWLNELIDGERRQQRPPDQHHPPTQGDSR, encoded by the coding sequence ATGGGAAACCGCAGTGGGGTCCTGGAGCTCGCCGTACTCGGTCTGCTGCACGAAGCGCCGATGCACGGTTACGAGCTCCGCAAGCGCGTCAACGCCCAGTTCGGCTGGGGACGTGTGCTGTCGTTCGGTTCGCTCTACCCGTGCCTGAAGGCGATGCTCCGCAACGGGCTGATCACGGCCGACCCCGGGACACCGGAGTCGGGCCGGCGGCCCAAGATCGTGTACACGATCACGGCCGACGGCAAGGACCACTTCGCGCACGCGATGCACGAAGCCGGTCCGTCGGCCTGGGAGGACGACACGTTCGGCGTCCGCTTCTCGTTCTTCGGCCGGACCGATCCGGCCACCCGGTTGCGCATCCTCGAGGGCCGCAAGGCCCGGATGGAGGAGCGGCTGGCCAACTTCCGGGCGGCGATGAGCCGGACGGCGGAGCGGGTCGACGCCTACACCCTCGAGCTGCAACGGCACGGCCTGGAGTCGGCCGAGCGCGAGGTCCGCTGGCTGAACGAGCTGATCGACGGCGAGCGGCGGCAACAGCGGCCCCCTGACCAGCACCATCCGCCAACCCAAGGAGATTCCAGATGA